A single genomic interval of Schistocerca americana isolate TAMUIC-IGC-003095 chromosome 2, iqSchAmer2.1, whole genome shotgun sequence harbors:
- the LOC124596326 gene encoding uncharacterized protein LOC124596326: MKATLFFVAALVAVAKVHGQPEESTTVTISNGKLTTANIPAVRTLLTRSSPTEDDDTICVEADNKFYLYANSLKLYSCYNQLPKVYVVKPKSQCKPYLSDCPRN; encoded by the exons ATGAAGGCTACTCTGTTTTTTGTTGCTG CACTGGTAGCAGTGGCGAAGGTCCACGGGCAACCGGAAGAGTCGACCACCGTCACCATCTCGAATGGGAAACTAACCACCGCTAACATCCCGGCCGTGAGAACATTACTGACGAGGTCGTCGCCAACGGAAGATGACGATACCATTTGCGTCGAGGCAGACAACAAGTTCTACCTGTATGCTAATTCGTTGAAGCTGTATTCTTGCTACAACCAGCTACCGAAAG TTTACGTGGTGAAACCGAAGAGTCAGTGTAAACCATACCTGTCAGATTGTCCCAGGAACTAG